A genome region from Mastacembelus armatus chromosome 8, fMasArm1.2, whole genome shotgun sequence includes the following:
- the txn2 gene encoding thioredoxin, mitochondrial, translated as MAHRLLVRRVWTLSTKDIRCLRVSTASMASSSLRPVTSRVSFLSPSCALPRPLPHSFRREVSFNVQDQEDFTDRVINSELPVLVDFHAQWCGPCKILGPRLEKAVAKQKGRVAMAKVDIDDHTDLAIEYGVSAVPTVIAMRGGDVVDQFVGIKDDDELDSFVTKIIGQ; from the exons ATGGCTCACAGGCTGCTGGTGCGTAGAGTTTGGACGCTGTCTACGAAAGATATCCGTTGCCTCCGAGTCTCCACCGCCTCCATGGCTTCCTCCTCCCTGCGGCCCGTCACGAGCCGGGTGTCCTTCCTGTCTCCCTCGTGCGCTCTGCCTCGCCCGCTGCCTCACAGCTTTCGCAGAGAAGTCTCCTTCAACGTCCAGGACCAGGAGGACTTCACGGACAGGGTCATCAACAGCGAGCTCCCGGTGCTGGTCGACTTCCACGCTCA gtggtGTGGGCCCTGTAAGATCCTTGGGCCCAGGTTGGAGAAGGCCGTAGCCAAACAGAAAGGCCGTGTGGCCATGGCCAAAGTCGACATAGACGATCACACTGACCTGGCTATTGAATATGGG GTGTCTGCCGTTCCCACGGTGATCGCCATGCGAGGGGGCGATGTCGTTGATCAGTTTGTGGGGATCAAAGACGATGATGAGCTGGACTCATTTGTCACCAAGATCATTGGACAGT